One genomic segment of Clostridium saccharoperbutylacetonicum N1-4(HMT) includes these proteins:
- a CDS encoding acyltransferase, whose amino-acid sequence MIKNQIKKLYTKLIKKQFKKCGRNIIIEYPAFIAGGDKISIGNNVILHRNARIETLDAFQNQRFKPHLVIGNDVRINPYCHIGCVNKIIIGNDVLIASNVLIIDHFHGTSEYKQLKIPPRSRKLYCKGPIIIKDNVWIGENVSILPGVTIGKNAIIGANSVVTKDVPENSIVGGNPARVIKILKES is encoded by the coding sequence ATGATTAAAAATCAAATTAAAAAACTATATACTAAACTGATTAAAAAGCAATTTAAAAAATGTGGGAGAAATATAATAATTGAATATCCAGCATTTATTGCAGGCGGAGATAAAATTTCAATTGGTAATAATGTTATTTTACATAGAAATGCAAGAATTGAGACTTTGGATGCTTTTCAAAATCAAAGGTTTAAACCACATCTTGTAATTGGAAATGATGTTAGAATTAATCCATATTGCCATATAGGATGTGTTAATAAGATAATAATAGGAAATGATGTTTTGATAGCATCAAATGTATTAATTATTGATCATTTTCATGGAACAAGTGAATATAAACAATTAAAAATTCCTCCAAGGAGTAGAAAGTTATACTGTAAAGGTCCTATTATTATAAAAGATAATGTTTGGATAGGAGAAAATGTATCTATTCTTCCAGGTGTTACAATTGGTAAAAATGCAATCATAGGTGCAAATTCGGTTGTTACTAAGGATGTTCCAGAAAATTCAATTGTAGGAGGGAATCCAGCACGGGTAATAAAAATATTAAAGGAGTCTTAG
- a CDS encoding HAD hydrolase family protein, producing MIVVNANEIKKPKVFIMDVDGILTDGSFYYTIEGKVMKKFGADDNDALSLLKPYINIIFVTGDKKGFPISKKRIVDDMHMKLELVSTIKRIDWIKQYYDPEEVIYMGDGIFDHYVMREVGYSISVSNGDNNAKMYADYVTQRNGGSRAVAEACMHILEKFFEKFDPEKLPTEKINVRRDWTV from the coding sequence ATGATAGTTGTGAATGCAAATGAAATAAAAAAACCGAAAGTATTTATTATGGATGTTGATGGAATCCTTACAGATGGATCGTTTTATTATACAATTGAAGGAAAAGTAATGAAAAAATTCGGAGCAGATGATAATGATGCTTTAAGTTTATTAAAGCCATATATAAATATAATTTTTGTCACTGGTGATAAAAAAGGATTCCCTATTAGTAAAAAAAGAATTGTTGATGATATGCATATGAAATTAGAATTAGTTAGTACAATTAAACGTATTGATTGGATTAAACAATATTATGATCCTGAAGAGGTAATATATATGGGAGATGGAATTTTTGATCATTATGTCATGAGAGAAGTTGGATATTCTATATCAGTTTCTAATGGTGACAATAATGCAAAGATGTATGCAGATTATGTAACTCAGAGGAATGGAGGAAGTCGTGCTGTAGCAGAAGCATGTATGCATATATTAGAAAAGTTCTTTGAAAAATTTGATCCTGAAAAATTACCAACAGAAAAAATTAATGTTAGAAGGGATTGGACAGTATGA
- a CDS encoding FkbM family methyltransferase: MNLIVYGTGKCSEECTEILNKHDIDIMAYVDSDSTKQGEKFLGKYIIKLEEINNYIYDYILIASSYFQEIKNRLIQNKVCDTKKIINYFELNKMFTLEYYKKNANEVENDGELIAAIKYLEKNPINIFCDEFVEKYKVDDIQVFLDDEKKLRYVIYENKKIYFKRSMNENEILNYYNELRKEQDEKSPHRYLTKQFDIKKDSVIIDVGVAEGNFTISVIDKIRKAYLFEVDEEWIEALNATFEPYKDKVEIIPTYISNHNSGINRTLDSFNFLEKIDLVKFDIEGEEEKALEGASVLLEQKELKLLVCTYHKYNDAIIISNLLKEKGYSVEHSKGYMLFIYDDYFLEHPQFRRGLVRAQK, encoded by the coding sequence ATGAATTTAATTGTTTATGGAACAGGAAAATGTAGTGAGGAATGTACAGAAATTTTAAATAAGCATGATATTGATATTATGGCATATGTAGACTCGGATAGTACAAAGCAAGGTGAAAAGTTTTTAGGTAAGTATATTATAAAGCTTGAAGAAATAAATAATTACATATATGACTATATATTAATAGCTAGTTCGTATTTTCAAGAAATTAAAAATAGATTAATACAGAATAAAGTCTGTGACACAAAAAAAATAATAAATTATTTTGAATTAAATAAAATGTTTACTTTGGAATACTATAAAAAGAATGCAAATGAAGTTGAAAATGATGGAGAATTAATAGCAGCTATAAAATATTTGGAGAAAAATCCTATAAATATTTTTTGTGATGAATTTGTAGAAAAATATAAAGTTGATGATATTCAGGTATTTCTTGATGATGAAAAAAAATTGAGATATGTAATTTATGAGAATAAGAAGATATATTTCAAGAGAAGTATGAACGAAAATGAAATATTAAATTACTATAATGAGTTGCGTAAGGAGCAGGATGAAAAATCACCACATAGATATTTAACTAAACAATTTGATATTAAAAAGGATTCAGTTATTATAGATGTTGGTGTTGCTGAAGGAAACTTTACAATAAGTGTTATTGATAAAATTAGAAAGGCATATTTATTCGAAGTTGATGAAGAGTGGATAGAAGCTTTGAATGCAACATTTGAGCCATATAAGGATAAGGTTGAAATTATACCAACGTATATATCTAATCACAATAGTGGGATTAATAGAACATTAGATAGTTTTAATTTCTTAGAAAAAATTGACCTTGTTAAATTTGATATTGAAGGTGAGGAAGAAAAAGCACTTGAAGGAGCTAGTGTTTTACTAGAGCAAAAGGAATTAAAGCTTTTAGTTTGCACATATCATAAATACAATGATGCTATAATAATTAGTAACCTTTTAAAGGAAAAGGGGTATTCAGTTGAGCATTCTAAAGGATATATGTTATTCATATATGATGATTATTTTTTAGAACATCCACAATTTAGAAGAGGACTTGTAAGAGCTCAAAAGTAA
- a CDS encoding glycoside hydrolase family 99-like domain-containing protein: protein MKTIALYLPQYHTIPENDLWWGKGFTEWTNVKRGKPYYKNHYQPIQPLNNNYYNLMDKEVMEKQVKIAKKFGVDGFCFYHYYFSGKKLLEKPAEMFLNNKNLEFSFCFSWANQSWQRTWYGKDGNSEMLLKQVYGEKKEWIEHFDYLLPFFKDDRYIKIDNKPVFLIYMSRDFKKCNEMVKLWNEMAKENGLSGIYFVTMLTIFEPDNVHKCFDAAVEFEPLYALREISNFEKNVNYKKAKLFEKIGVTKYNLLNKLFITNYSYSRLVSNITKRNYKENKKKVFLGAFPSWDNTARKDESGLIITGSSPGKFKEFLKTQIKRSNELGNELLFINAWNEWSEGAYLEPDKKYRYAYLNAIKEALKEAKY, encoded by the coding sequence ATGAAAACAATAGCATTATATTTGCCGCAATATCATACTATTCCTGAAAATGACTTGTGGTGGGGAAAAGGATTTACTGAATGGACAAATGTTAAAAGAGGTAAACCATATTACAAAAATCATTATCAACCAATACAACCATTAAATAATAATTACTATAATTTAATGGACAAGGAAGTTATGGAAAAGCAAGTTAAAATAGCAAAAAAATTTGGTGTAGATGGTTTTTGTTTTTATCACTATTATTTTTCAGGGAAGAAATTATTAGAAAAACCGGCAGAGATGTTTTTAAACAATAAAAATTTAGAGTTTTCGTTTTGCTTTTCATGGGCTAATCAATCATGGCAGAGAACATGGTATGGCAAAGATGGAAACTCAGAGATGCTACTAAAGCAGGTTTATGGAGAAAAAAAAGAATGGATAGAACATTTTGATTATTTATTACCATTTTTTAAAGATGATAGATATATAAAAATAGATAACAAACCTGTTTTTTTAATATACATGTCAAGAGATTTTAAAAAATGCAATGAAATGGTAAAACTTTGGAATGAAATGGCCAAAGAAAATGGTCTTTCAGGTATTTATTTTGTTACCATGCTAACAATATTTGAGCCAGATAATGTACATAAGTGCTTTGATGCGGCAGTTGAATTTGAACCATTATATGCATTGAGAGAGATTTCTAATTTTGAGAAAAATGTGAATTATAAAAAAGCTAAGTTATTTGAAAAAATTGGTGTTACAAAATATAATTTATTAAATAAACTATTTATTACCAATTATTCATATTCTAGATTGGTTTCTAATATAACAAAAAGAAATTATAAAGAGAATAAGAAAAAAGTTTTTTTAGGTGCATTTCCTTCTTGGGATAACACAGCAAGAAAAGATGAAAGTGGTCTAATCATAACAGGAAGTTCACCTGGGAAATTCAAAGAATTTTTAAAAACTCAAATTAAAAGGAGTAATGAGTTAGGGAATGAACTACTATTTATTAATGCATGGAATGAATGGTCAGAAGGTGCATATTTAGAGCCAGATAAAAAGTATAGATATGCTTATTTAAATGCAATAAAAGAAGCATTAAAGGAAGCTAAATACTAA
- a CDS encoding glycosyltransferase: protein MRIVFVNLHCNVFFIKPFNHILQGNKLKTFKQRYLLDYAIKKGIKVVNYINDEGTTAPKWMNKYSSNNLGRVQESKLVFWKNHIDVSKIEIITDIKSIQKDDIVMISYYYRDQMKCLKNVNGYKVVLGQHFISLYSNPNLSKMGVNCFVNEVDVSKNKFINKYFNLNNVNQYILPFVFQDRFKKKVSADRRKNKALAIGTLSTVKGAGYDEYVKFTGTYWVQPIRREILLKKNKLVEYIDSNISYIFEDKTYEIIEKDLVIIKELKKVYNWFHGWRQTNYLSFDMVDRFNEYKMFICPEEAIGMPGIGFVEGMACGCAYIGLDHDMYKCLGLIPGIHYIAYDGTLEDLIEKIKYYQEHNEELEIIAKAGYSYVRKNFNQTIVAKKFFDYIKVRAQENFEGR from the coding sequence ATGAGAATTGTCTTTGTTAATTTGCATTGTAATGTTTTTTTTATAAAACCATTCAATCATATCTTGCAAGGTAATAAGTTAAAAACTTTTAAACAAAGATACTTATTGGATTATGCTATTAAAAAAGGAATTAAAGTGGTAAATTATATAAATGATGAAGGGACAACTGCACCAAAATGGATGAATAAATATTCAAGTAATAATTTAGGAAGAGTTCAAGAAAGTAAATTAGTTTTTTGGAAGAATCATATTGATGTATCTAAAATAGAGATAATTACTGATATTAAATCTATACAAAAAGATGATATAGTAATGATTTCATATTACTATAGGGATCAAATGAAATGTTTGAAAAATGTAAATGGATATAAAGTTGTACTAGGACAACATTTTATTTCATTATATTCCAATCCTAATCTATCCAAGATGGGTGTAAATTGTTTTGTGAACGAGGTTGATGTATCTAAAAATAAATTCATAAATAAGTACTTTAATTTAAATAACGTAAATCAATATATACTGCCATTTGTATTTCAGGACAGATTTAAAAAGAAAGTAAGTGCAGATAGGAGAAAAAATAAAGCATTAGCAATAGGAACACTTTCTACAGTAAAGGGTGCAGGCTATGATGAATATGTGAAATTTACAGGAACTTATTGGGTACAACCAATACGAAGAGAAATTTTACTCAAGAAAAATAAGTTGGTTGAATATATAGATTCTAATATTTCATATATATTTGAAGATAAAACTTACGAAATTATTGAGAAGGATTTAGTAATTATTAAGGAACTAAAGAAAGTGTATAATTGGTTTCATGGATGGAGGCAAACGAATTATCTATCCTTTGATATGGTTGATAGATTTAATGAGTATAAAATGTTTATATGCCCAGAAGAAGCTATAGGTATGCCAGGTATAGGATTTGTTGAAGGTATGGCATGTGGGTGCGCATATATAGGATTAGATCATGATATGTATAAATGTTTAGGACTAATACCAGGGATTCATTACATTGCTTATGATGGAACATTAGAAGATTTAATAGAAAAAATTAAATATTATCAAGAGCATAATGAAGAACTTGAAATAATAGCAAAAGCGGGGTATTCATATGTTAGAAAAAATTTCAACCAAACAATTGTTGCAAAGAAATTTTTTGATTATATTAAGGTAAGAGCGCAAGAGAATTTTGAAGGAAGATGA